The Planctomycetaceae bacterium nucleotide sequence CGTCGTGCGCGCCGCATACACAGGCATTCTGGTGGCTCTGACCGTCGCAGCGCTGGCCGCGGGCGGGTGCAGCAAAATTCCGCCCACGCACTCGGCCACACGCAGCGCGACCGGTTCGTCCTCGCCTCTGCCAGTCACGACCGGGGCAGCCACCCCCAAAGACGCCATTCTGAACTTCGTCCGCGCGTATCGCTCGGGCGATCTGGAACTGTTCCGCTCCAGCGTGTACGCCGCCGACTCGCAGACCGCCGAGGCGTCGTTCGCTTTCGGCTCGTCGTTTCAGCGCTGGTACGACGCCATGGAGATAGCCTACGGAAGCGCCGCGCTGCAGCGCGAACTCAAGCGCCGCGGGTGGGGGCGGCGGATCAACTTCACGCTCCTGCCCGACAGCACCCGCCTCGCCCGGGAGGCCCGCATCACCCAGGCGGTCGATTCGGCCCAGGCCACTCTCGAAGACGACCCCAATACCCTCGCCCGAGACTGGCTGGGGCTGCTGGTGGTGAAAGTCAACGGGTGCTGGCTGGTGGCGCCGAACTTCGGCGAGGAGGTCGTCCTGGACGACCCGCGCCTCGAGCGGCAGTTCCCCGCCCTGCGAGCCACCGGGCGGGCCAAGATGCTCGCCAAGGCTGAACTGGCGGCGGCTGTCTTCGACCGGATCAAACCCGCCATCGGCCGGCGCGGACACAGCGTCTCTTACATCCTGGACCTGTACGACGCCCAGGCCAGCGGGGCTGCACAACGCACCATGCGCGCCGCGGGCGGCAGCGCCCTCAGCACCCCGCCCGCGCCGGCGCCCGGCAGAACCACCCCCGCCCGCACCGCCGCGGCGCCACCCGCCCGCGAGGCCGCCGCGGGGTCTGATCCCGCCGCCGCCTTTCGAACCTACACTATCCTGCCCGGCGACACCCTGACCAAAATCGCCCGCAAGGTCTACGGACCCAGCCACGACCGCCGCCACGTCGACATCTACAACGCCAACCGCGAAAAACTTTCCAACCCCAACCAGCTCCGCGTCGGCACCGTGCTCAAAATTCCGCAGTAAGAAGCAGATCCCAAGGGAAAAACAACAGGTGGCACAGGCTTTCCAGCCTGTGCTCCACAGCCTGGAAAGGCTGTGCCACCAATACCCAGGATCGAGGACCTGGGATCTAGGATCTGTTGTAAATCTTCACATCCAGCCAGCGCACCCCCCACCGCTTGGCCGTGCGATGATCGGCAAAGTACACGTCGACGCAGTCGGTCGTGACCGCCCTGCCGCGATCGAGCACCGGCACCGGCCGATCCATCGCATAACCGGGAACAGACAGCCGCGTGCCGAAGGGAATCGCCGGGTCAGCCGCGAGGAAATACCCGTCGGTTTTCCAGATATGCGTGCCGTTAGCGGTGACGCCACGGGCCCGCGGTCCGCAACAGTCGCAGCACGGGCAGTACGCCGTCACCCGCATTCGGCGGATGACATACTCCGGGCGCAAGACGGGACGAGACGGCGTGGCCGGGCCGGCGCTCTTTTTTGCCGGCGCCGTCAGCGACAGTGTCACCGGCGGCAAGGCAACCGCCGGGACCGTCCGAATCCAAATGCTTTGTCGAGTCAGATGGAAAACGCCGCCGGGCGTGGATGGGGTTGTTGCCTTGGGGGCGGGCGACGGAGCGTCCTCGGCGCGGGCGAGGTTGATGAAGGCAAGAACCCCCGCCACCCCCAGCGCCATCGGCAAAGCGATGGCGGCCGCAAAATGGACCGCGCCGCTCTTCAGGGCCCCCCCTCCCCCTCCGGCCGCTGCGGTATTCTAGCGCGTCCTCAAGAAAAACAGACTACCACAGAGGCACAGAGGGCTCAGAGGAAGCAGAACAGAAGGCTTCTGTGCCGTGTCTTTGTCTTCTACCTCAGTGGTCTCTGTGCCTCTGTGGTAAGTCTTGCTGTTGGTATCCAATGGGAAATTGAAAATTTCAAATTGGAAATTGAAAATGCTTCTACTGTTCCGGATCCTCAAGGACCTTGTTGTAGAAGGCCACGAAGTCGTCGCGGTTGGGGTTGTTGCCTTCGACCCATTCCATCGACACCCGCGGGTGCTGGTTGAGCGAGCCGGCCAGCATGTACGGAATGCAGTAGCCCCAGTCGATCTCTTTCTTGAGAGGCAGGATCGTCTTGCCGATCACGTCGATGATCGGAACGATGCTGAACTTGGGGTTCTTCAGGAATCCGATCAGCAGTTCCAGCGGGCAGTTGCCTGCCGCCCGCCCCAGGCCGTAGAGCGTCCCGTCCACGTAGTTGGCGTGGTGGATGATGGCCTCGATGGTGTTGGCGAAGGCCAGTTGCTGGTTGTTGTGGCAGTGGATGCCCACTTCCTTCGTCTTGATGAACATCTTGAACTTCTCGACGAAGTACTGGATCTCCTCGCTGTACAGCGCGCCGTAGCTGTCGACGATGTAGACGGCGTTGACCTTCGTCTCTTCCTCGATCTGCTGCAGCGCCTCGTCGAGGAAGGGCCCGCCTTCCTTCGATATCGACATGATGTTGATGGCGGCCTCATAGCCCTTGTCGGTGGCGTTGTTGGCCAGCATGATCGCCTTGTCGATGTCCTTGACGTAAGTGGCGATGCGGATCATTTTGACGACGGACTGGTCAGCCGGCGTGACGTCGTGAGGATCGGCCTTGTGGGCGTCCTGCATGACGGCCAGCTTGGTCGTACCGGTGTCGATGCCGTCGGTGACGCGGCGGAGTTGCTCCTCGTCGCAGAAGCGCCACGGGCCGAACTGCTTGGGATCGAACATTTCCTTGCTGTTGCGGTATCCCAGCTCGACGTAGTCCACGCCCGAGGCGCAGATGGCCTTGTAGACCTCGCGCACGGTCTCGAAGGTAAAGTGCGAATCGTTGATCAATCCGCCGTCACGAATCGTGCAGTCGACTACTTTAATCTCAGGCCGAAACATTAGCAGGCACTCCCGGCGCCATAGGCGCAGTTCACCGCCAGGCAGAGTTCCGCATTATAGCTTCTATCGGCCTTTTTCGGCTGATAATTTCTGCTTGCTTGATGGGTTGTTCGTTGACCAAAGAGAACACGAATGACACGAACAAAGCACATGGGGGAGGCGATATGGAGTGCGGCAGCAGCAGCTGCCGCTTTGGCTGTTTTTCAGTAACCCAACGTGCTATACCTGCCAACAACAACCAAAGCGGCAGCTAGGGCTGCCGCACTCCATATTAATCCTTCTTCTCGGGGTAGCTCTTTTCGAGCGCCCTGATCGCCGCGTTGACTTGCTCGGCGGCGCCGTCCTGGGCGGCATGAAGCTTGAGGAACTGGCGGTAGTACTCCCTGGCGCGCTGGGCCATGGCGGGCTTGGCCGGCGGGGTGGCGCGTTTGAGCAGCGGCCCGGCGTACCACTGCCCCAGGGTCAGGCAGGACGCCTCGGAGACTTCGCTGACGCTCTTGACCGATAGCGCGAGATTGACCGACAGCGACGTTTCGACAGACGCGTGCGAGACCGCCGCGGCGGCCGGAGGATCGTTGGCCTCGGTCAGCAGCAGATAGATCAGTTGGGTTCGCGAGGCGGCGTCGGCGGGATCGGCTTTGAGCTTGTCCTGGAGGGTCTTGACGGCTTCGGCGGCCAGCTCGCGCGGCGAGGACGCGGCGCGGCACTTGGCGATGGCTTCCTTCAGCCGCGCCTCCTGGGGCGACTGGAGATACTGGCACACCAGCAGCGCCCGGCGGTAGGTCTCGAGGGCTCTGGGGATCTGCTCGCGCTGGAAGTACGCGTCGGCCAGTTCCGTCAGCGGAGCAAGGTACGCTTCTG carries:
- a CDS encoding LysM peptidoglycan-binding domain-containing protein → MRAAYTGILVALTVAALAAGGCSKIPPTHSATRSATGSSSPLPVTTGAATPKDAILNFVRAYRSGDLELFRSSVYAADSQTAEASFAFGSSFQRWYDAMEIAYGSAALQRELKRRGWGRRINFTLLPDSTRLAREARITQAVDSAQATLEDDPNTLARDWLGLLVVKVNGCWLVAPNFGEEVVLDDPRLERQFPALRATGRAKMLAKAELAAAVFDRIKPAIGRRGHSVSYILDLYDAQASGAAQRTMRAAGGSALSTPPAPAPGRTTPARTAAAPPAREAAAGSDPAAAFRTYTILPGDTLTKIARKVYGPSHDRRHVDIYNANREKLSNPNQLRVGTVLKIPQ
- a CDS encoding 3D domain-containing protein, producing the protein MTLSLTAPAKKSAGPATPSRPVLRPEYVIRRMRVTAYCPCCDCCGPRARGVTANGTHIWKTDGYFLAADPAIPFGTRLSVPGYAMDRPVPVLDRGRAVTTDCVDVYFADHRTAKRWGVRWLDVKIYNRS
- a CDS encoding aldolase catalytic domain-containing protein; translated protein: MFRPEIKVVDCTIRDGGLINDSHFTFETVREVYKAICASGVDYVELGYRNSKEMFDPKQFGPWRFCDEEQLRRVTDGIDTGTTKLAVMQDAHKADPHDVTPADQSVVKMIRIATYVKDIDKAIMLANNATDKGYEAAINIMSISKEGGPFLDEALQQIEEETKVNAVYIVDSYGALYSEEIQYFVEKFKMFIKTKEVGIHCHNNQQLAFANTIEAIIHHANYVDGTLYGLGRAAGNCPLELLIGFLKNPKFSIVPIIDVIGKTILPLKKEIDWGYCIPYMLAGSLNQHPRVSMEWVEGNNPNRDDFVAFYNKVLEDPEQ